In Halorussus limi, a genomic segment contains:
- a CDS encoding lycopene cyclase domain-containing protein yields MIPDIGAVFGEYTYLVSEVVFGTVAVGLLYRADALVQALRTIAVLYPIAYLWDWYTLHIGVFAIRLRTGVNLLGIPIEEHVFMVVVPAFVLGLHETLRD; encoded by the coding sequence GTGATACCCGACATCGGCGCGGTCTTCGGCGAGTACACGTACCTCGTGAGCGAGGTGGTCTTCGGAACGGTCGCGGTAGGACTTCTTTACCGGGCCGACGCGCTGGTTCAAGCCCTCCGGACTATCGCCGTCCTGTATCCAATCGCCTATTTGTGGGACTGGTACACGCTCCATATCGGCGTGTTCGCTATCCGACTTCGAACTGGCGTCAACCTACTCGGTATTCCGATAGAGGAACACGTCTTCATGGTGGTCGTTCCGGCGTTCGTCCTCGGTCTCCACGAGACCCTGCGCGACTAG
- a CDS encoding DUF7344 domain-containing protein — protein sequence MSTIGDSSGTGSTEPEETPDQQESAVAEQQVSDIVESESEEEESEPELSRDLVFDVLKNRRRRYALHYLRRAEGSVQLSELAEQVAAWENDIAVDAISAAERKRVYTALYQSHLPKLDDAGIVDYNQNRGIVDLSGAAEQLDVYLDLESQPDIPWCNWYLGLAVGGLGLLTGAWLGLPPFSLVADVLLATAVVAAYGAVAVAHTYYSRHAGGAGETPPEIQES from the coding sequence ATGAGCACCATTGGTGACTCATCCGGAACCGGAAGTACCGAACCGGAGGAGACTCCGGACCAGCAGGAATCGGCTGTAGCGGAACAGCAGGTCTCTGACATCGTCGAATCCGAGAGCGAGGAGGAGGAGTCCGAACCTGAACTCTCTCGCGACCTCGTCTTCGACGTTCTGAAAAACCGACGACGGCGATACGCGCTCCATTATCTGAGACGCGCCGAAGGGTCGGTCCAGCTGTCCGAACTCGCCGAACAAGTGGCGGCGTGGGAGAACGACATCGCGGTCGACGCGATATCCGCGGCCGAGCGCAAGCGCGTCTACACCGCGCTCTACCAGTCACACCTCCCGAAGTTAGACGACGCGGGCATCGTGGACTACAACCAGAACCGCGGTATCGTGGACCTCTCGGGCGCGGCCGAGCAACTCGACGTGTATCTGGACCTCGAATCCCAGCCCGACATTCCGTGGTGTAACTGGTATCTCGGACTCGCGGTCGGAGGACTCGGCCTGCTGACGGGCGCGTGGCTCGGACTACCGCCCTTCTCGCTGGTCGCCGACGTGCTACTCGCGACCGCGGTCGTCGCCGCGTACGGCGCGGTCGCGGTCGCGCACACGTACTACTCCCGCCATGCGGGTGGTGCCGGCGAGACGCCCCCGGAGATTCAGGAGTCCTGA
- a CDS encoding DUF7504 family protein, which yields MDEAARSRDGALGREDPTPGAFAPGGSQTLVRTPTDADPLAALPERAYGNLLVVSARDHPKRLEARLERGGHDPANVGVVPVVPATCDYDGDLWTTDSVSPNDLTGIAMRFSDAIRHVESGTGWVVLDALGVLLMYADADRVCRFFQTLTNRVRAREVNGMYGANPDAIADETYERLRSMCDAERELG from the coding sequence ATGGACGAGGCGGCGCGGTCTAGAGACGGTGCACTCGGACGCGAGGACCCGACGCCGGGTGCGTTCGCCCCCGGCGGGTCCCAGACGCTCGTCCGGACGCCGACCGACGCCGACCCGCTGGCCGCCCTGCCGGAACGCGCGTACGGCAATCTACTGGTGGTCTCGGCACGCGACCATCCGAAGCGACTCGAAGCGCGACTCGAACGGGGCGGTCACGACCCCGCGAACGTGGGCGTCGTGCCGGTAGTTCCCGCGACCTGCGACTACGACGGCGACCTGTGGACGACCGACTCCGTGAGTCCGAACGACCTGACCGGTATCGCCATGCGGTTCTCCGACGCGATTCGGCACGTCGAGTCCGGAACCGGATGGGTCGTTCTCGACGCCCTCGGCGTCCTGCTGATGTACGCGGACGCCGACCGGGTCTGTCGGTTCTTCCAGACGCTGACCAACCGGGTGCGAGCGCGGGAGGTCAACGGGATGTACGGCGCGAACCCCGACGCCATCGCCGACGAGACCTACGAGCGACTGCGGTCGATGTGCGACGCCGAGCGCGAACTCGGATAG
- a CDS encoding ubiquinol-cytochrome c reductase iron-sulfur subunit, with product MDEDKYPPENDRRRFVKGVVGSATLTSAGTAATAALDATTSPTGGTGGPTDYVGIKNTDGPAPRGMPVIPLTIDDEGFLKGIWPDVKEKKLKDGSTITITEQEIGGVTYTGRWFQYCGVQNAEGLIPDADQDNYFRSKPGLYDWQSDHDRGQKLHVDDFDDYKTWSNGIGSAGAGKPAQTTWRSQSDGGDVTELPVQVLRSPKVADLPAESENPEFLRAATESNFIAWLDKCTHFCCTPGFNASQDASKFDATDAVYCQCHQSVYDPFAPVELSFNAFPRPDD from the coding sequence ATGGACGAAGACAAGTATCCGCCCGAGAACGACCGGCGACGATTCGTGAAAGGCGTGGTCGGTTCAGCGACGCTCACGAGCGCCGGCACCGCCGCCACCGCCGCCCTGGACGCGACGACGTCTCCCACCGGTGGCACCGGCGGTCCGACCGATTACGTCGGCATCAAGAACACCGACGGCCCCGCGCCGCGCGGGATGCCGGTCATTCCGCTGACTATCGACGACGAGGGGTTTCTGAAGGGTATCTGGCCCGACGTGAAGGAGAAGAAACTGAAAGACGGCAGTACCATCACGATCACCGAACAGGAGATCGGCGGCGTAACCTACACCGGTCGGTGGTTCCAGTACTGCGGCGTCCAGAACGCGGAGGGGTTGATCCCGGACGCCGATCAGGACAACTACTTTCGGTCCAAGCCCGGTCTCTACGACTGGCAGTCCGACCACGACCGAGGGCAGAAGCTCCACGTGGACGACTTCGACGACTACAAGACGTGGAGCAACGGCATCGGGTCTGCCGGCGCCGGGAAGCCAGCCCAGACGACGTGGCGCTCGCAGTCCGACGGCGGCGACGTGACCGAGCTTCCGGTACAGGTGCTGCGCTCGCCGAAGGTTGCGGACCTCCCCGCCGAGAGCGAGAACCCCGAGTTCCTCCGAGCGGCCACCGAGTCGAACTTCATCGCGTGGCTCGACAAGTGCACCCACTTCTGTTGCACGCCCGGATTCAACGCCTCGCAGGACGCCTCGAAGTTCGACGCGACCGACGCGGTGTACTGCCAATGTCACCAGTCAGTTTACGACCCGTTCGCGCCGGTCGAACTGTCGTTCAACGCCTTCCCGCGGCCGGACGACTGA
- the trpD gene encoding anthranilate phosphoribosyltransferase, with the protein MQDYIERVTEGENLTLDEAREAATAVFEGATEAQIGALLTALRAKGETETEIAGFAQGMREAARTIDPDRSPLVDTCGTGGDDYDTINVSTTSAIVASGAGVPVAKHGNYSVSSSSGSADVLEVAGVEIDAEPPAVEQAIEDDGIGFMLAPVFHPAMKAVIGPRKELGMRTVFNVLGPLTNPAGADAQVVGVYDPDLVPVLARSLAKMDVERALVVHGAGMDEIAVHDETTAAEVRGDEIEEYTVAPDDLGLARHDVSAVAGGTPEENAEDMRAIVEGEVTGAKRDIILANAGAALYVAGEADSLEDGAELAAKAIDDGGAADRFEQLRTTVRA; encoded by the coding sequence ATGCAGGACTACATCGAACGCGTCACCGAGGGCGAGAATCTGACGCTCGACGAAGCGCGAGAGGCGGCCACGGCCGTCTTCGAGGGGGCGACCGAGGCGCAAATCGGCGCGCTGCTCACGGCACTCCGGGCGAAGGGCGAGACCGAGACCGAAATCGCCGGGTTCGCGCAGGGGATGCGCGAGGCCGCGCGGACCATCGACCCCGACCGGTCGCCGCTCGTGGACACCTGCGGGACCGGCGGCGACGACTACGACACCATCAACGTCTCGACCACCAGCGCCATCGTCGCCAGCGGTGCGGGGGTCCCGGTCGCCAAGCACGGTAACTACTCGGTCTCCTCGTCGTCGGGAAGCGCGGACGTGCTGGAGGTCGCGGGCGTCGAAATCGACGCCGAACCCCCGGCCGTCGAGCAGGCCATCGAGGACGACGGTATCGGGTTCATGCTCGCGCCCGTCTTCCACCCCGCGATGAAGGCCGTCATCGGCCCCCGGAAGGAACTCGGCATGCGGACCGTGTTCAACGTCCTCGGTCCGCTGACGAACCCCGCCGGGGCCGACGCGCAGGTCGTCGGCGTCTACGACCCCGACCTCGTGCCGGTCCTCGCGCGCTCGCTCGCCAAGATGGATGTCGAGCGCGCGCTCGTCGTCCACGGCGCCGGCATGGACGAGATTGCAGTCCACGACGAGACCACCGCCGCGGAAGTCCGCGGCGACGAAATCGAGGAGTACACCGTCGCGCCCGACGACCTCGGTCTCGCACGCCACGACGTGAGCGCGGTCGCGGGCGGCACCCCCGAGGAGAACGCCGAAGACATGCGCGCCATCGTGGAGGGCGAGGTGACCGGCGCGAAGCGCGACATCATCCTCGCCAACGCCGGGGCCGCCCTCTACGTCGCGGGCGAGGCCGACTCGCTCGAAGACGGCGCCGAACTCGCCGCGAAGGCCATCGACGACGGCGGGGCCGCAGACCGGTTCGAGCAACTACGGACCACCGTGAGAGCATGA